The proteins below come from a single Oceanotoga teriensis genomic window:
- a CDS encoding carbohydrate ABC transporter permease — MKNRVYGIEKKKAKWGWIFVFPSLIFFALFSFYPIINAAYTSFFKKNLLSLRPPKFVGFDNYKYIFSSPDFWNSFRATIIFTIGTFVPIVIISLLLATFIMSRKKFQKFFEMAFYSPAVLSSVTAAVIWLMIFEPRGLANQFINFITGSSGKDWRWLSSGGMVQLATIIVYFWKYIGYFTIIFISGLASIPQSVHEAAKIDGATSYQDFKYITLPLLKSTTVLVSIMSMLQCLKTFSTQYLFTQSGAPTEPINVITLNIYNTAIRDHSIGKASAMSIVLFLLMLILTIIQFKISKNDDVDFN; from the coding sequence ATGAAAAATAGGGTTTATGGAATTGAAAAGAAAAAAGCCAAATGGGGATGGATTTTTGTATTTCCATCTTTGATTTTTTTTGCACTGTTTAGCTTTTATCCCATAATAAATGCAGCATATACAAGTTTTTTTAAAAAAAATTTATTATCTTTAAGACCTCCTAAGTTTGTTGGATTTGATAATTATAAATATATATTTTCTTCTCCAGATTTTTGGAATTCTTTTAGAGCAACAATAATTTTTACTATTGGTACTTTTGTTCCCATAGTTATAATAAGTTTATTGCTTGCTACTTTCATAATGTCAAGAAAAAAGTTTCAAAAATTTTTTGAAATGGCTTTTTATTCACCTGCTGTTTTGTCATCAGTTACAGCGGCAGTTATATGGTTGATGATATTTGAACCAAGGGGTCTTGCAAATCAATTTATAAATTTTATAACAGGTTCAAGTGGTAAAGATTGGAGATGGCTCTCATCAGGAGGAATGGTACAGCTTGCTACTATAATAGTATACTTTTGGAAGTATATAGGGTATTTTACAATAATCTTTATATCAGGACTTGCAAGTATACCTCAAAGTGTTCATGAAGCGGCTAAAATTGATGGAGCAACATCTTATCAAGATTTTAAATATATAACATTACCTTTATTAAAATCTACAACGGTATTGGTTTCTATCATGTCAATGCTTCAATGTCTTAAAACTTTTAGTACACAGTATTTATTTACTCAATCTGGAGCACCTACAGAACCAATAAATGTGATTACTTTGAATATTTATAATACTGCAATAAGAGACCATTCTATTGGTAAAGCATCTGCTATGAGTATAGTTCTTTTTTTGTTGATGCTTATTTTAACTATAATACAATTTAAAATTTCAAAAAATGATGATGTGGATTTTAATTGA
- a CDS encoding carbohydrate ABC transporter permease, with amino-acid sequence MNYKKNNFGEKLSDTLIWIFLIVFAIIIIAPIIFMFSASFMKSNQILRMPFSWIPEEFYFQNYQKAIAGNSGNYIYIRNILNSIIVSTVVTISTIFLSAIAGYGLAKFPFKGRNIVFICIMATMMIPFEAIMVPLYLVITKLNLQNTYMGLIVPFLTNAFGIFMMRQFLITFPDELLDAARIDGANEFKIFWKIVFPNSLPVIATLGILTFRAQWDNMLWPLLVIQSEEMKTIPLYIVKFTAEMNTDEGAMMAVAAIASIPMFILFFTLSKYFLSGANLHSSRK; translated from the coding sequence ATGAATTATAAAAAAAATAATTTTGGCGAAAAACTATCAGATACTTTAATATGGATATTTTTAATTGTTTTTGCAATAATAATAATTGCTCCAATAATATTTATGTTTAGTGCTTCATTCATGAAATCAAATCAAATATTAAGAATGCCTTTTAGTTGGATTCCGGAAGAATTTTATTTTCAAAATTATCAAAAAGCAATTGCTGGAAATTCTGGTAATTATATATATATAAGAAATATTTTGAATTCAATTATAGTTTCTACTGTAGTAACTATATCTACTATATTTTTATCTGCAATTGCTGGATATGGTCTTGCAAAATTTCCATTTAAAGGGAGAAATATAGTTTTTATATGTATAATGGCTACAATGATGATTCCTTTTGAAGCTATAATGGTTCCTTTATACTTAGTAATAACAAAATTAAATCTTCAAAATACTTATATGGGATTAATAGTACCTTTTTTAACAAATGCTTTTGGAATATTTATGATGAGACAATTTTTAATTACATTTCCAGATGAACTTTTAGATGCAGCAAGAATAGATGGAGCGAATGAATTTAAAATATTTTGGAAGATTGTTTTTCCAAATAGTCTACCTGTAATTGCAACACTTGGAATATTGACTTTTAGAGCTCAATGGGATAATATGTTATGGCCTTTACTTGTAATACAAAGTGAAGAAATGAAAACAATACCTCTTTATATAGTAAAATTTACAGCAGAAATGAATACAGATGAAGGGGCTATGATGGCAGTTGCTGCGATAGCAAGCATACCAATGTTTATTTTATTCTTTACTTTATCTAAATATTTTTTGAGTGGTGCAAATTTGCACTCTTCAAGAAAATAA
- a CDS encoding HAD family hydrolase: protein MKLFIFDMGGVVVDNFNVRPKIAEFFGKDESFFKDKKFHELFNLIMAGKISEENFWIEFCDIAKLENKGNIWGKFFKPILKKDTINLIKDLKKNYRVICGTNTLQAHYNIHKNNGDYDVFDYVYASHIIHLVKPDKEFFKYILNEENIEAKDVFFIDDYEENVQSASEIGIKAIHFDNAKNVRLKLKEFI from the coding sequence TTGAAACTTTTTATTTTTGATATGGGCGGAGTTGTTGTAGATAATTTTAATGTTAGGCCTAAAATTGCAGAATTTTTTGGAAAAGATGAAAGTTTTTTTAAGGATAAAAAATTTCATGAGCTTTTTAATCTTATAATGGCTGGTAAAATATCAGAAGAAAATTTTTGGATAGAATTTTGTGATATTGCAAAACTTGAAAATAAAGGTAATATATGGGGAAAATTTTTTAAACCAATTTTAAAAAAAGATACTATAAATTTGATAAAAGATCTTAAGAAAAATTATAGAGTAATATGTGGAACTAATACACTGCAAGCTCATTATAATATACATAAAAATAATGGAGATTATGATGTTTTTGATTATGTTTATGCTTCTCATATAATTCATCTTGTAAAACCAGATAAAGAATTTTTTAAATATATTCTAAATGAGGAAAATATAGAAGCTAAAGATGTTTTTTTTATAGATGATTATGAAGAAAATGTTCAAAGTGCATCTGAAATTGGAATAAAAGCTATTCATTTTGATAATGCCAAAAATGTTAGACTTAAGCTAAAAGAGTTTATATAA
- a CDS encoding MATE family efflux transporter, translating into MNNKKIELIKNGNILKGLFILGIPMIISMMVSALYNVIDTYFVSGLGTINVASVSIAFPISLIFSGIGLTFGTGGGSYISRLIGQKKYKKANEVSSISFFSCIFTSFLFIIIFFIFLDKILVLIGANQEILPIAKNYTKIFLISMIFTSLNITLGNIAVSQGGASISLIAMLSGSILNIILDPLLIYNLDLKVIGAGIATLISQIITSIIYSIFFISKKSIIKIQIKNFKFDIKIYSEIIKIGISMFLLQLLTSISMSLISKKSSIYGSQAIAAMGIVLRINTLGMNIIFGFMKGMQPMAGFNYGAKNYKRLKSIIKHSIISTTIFCMIWTIFIILFSNSILSYFSNDCEVLKIGIKALKINTLLFFTLGFQFTYSTLFISIGKGFQGLILNILRQGIFFIPLILILPNIFGLNGIIFSQPIADFFATLITFFYAFKLKKTIK; encoded by the coding sequence ATGAATAATAAAAAAATAGAATTAATAAAAAATGGAAACATTTTAAAAGGTCTTTTTATTCTCGGAATTCCAATGATAATTTCAATGATGGTTTCAGCACTTTATAATGTTATAGATACGTATTTTGTATCTGGTTTAGGTACTATAAATGTTGCATCGGTTTCTATAGCTTTTCCAATATCTCTTATATTTTCTGGAATTGGTTTAACTTTTGGAACAGGTGGTGGATCTTATATCTCAAGACTTATTGGACAAAAAAAATATAAGAAAGCCAACGAAGTTTCTTCTATATCATTTTTTAGTTGCATATTTACTAGTTTTTTATTTATAATAATATTTTTTATATTTCTCGATAAAATATTAGTTTTAATCGGAGCTAATCAAGAAATTTTACCAATTGCAAAAAATTATACAAAAATATTTTTAATAAGTATGATATTCACTTCTTTAAATATTACTCTTGGCAATATTGCAGTTTCTCAAGGCGGGGCAAGTATTTCTTTAATTGCTATGCTATCAGGATCTATTCTAAACATAATATTAGATCCTTTACTTATATATAATCTTGATTTAAAAGTAATTGGGGCTGGAATTGCTACATTAATATCTCAAATAATAACCTCTATTATATATTCAATTTTTTTTATATCAAAAAAAAGTATCATAAAAATTCAAATTAAAAATTTTAAATTTGATATCAAAATATATTCAGAAATAATAAAAATTGGAATATCTATGTTTTTATTACAATTATTGACAAGTATTTCTATGAGTTTAATATCTAAAAAATCTTCAATATATGGCTCACAAGCAATTGCAGCAATGGGAATAGTTTTAAGAATTAATACACTTGGAATGAATATTATTTTTGGTTTTATGAAAGGTATGCAACCAATGGCTGGTTTTAATTATGGTGCAAAAAACTATAAAAGATTGAAAAGTATAATAAAACATAGTATAATTTCAACCACCATATTTTGTATGATATGGACAATATTTATAATATTATTTTCAAACTCTATACTATCTTATTTTTCAAACGATTGTGAAGTATTAAAAATCGGAATTAAAGCATTAAAAATAAATACTTTATTATTTTTCACACTCGGATTTCAATTCACTTACTCAACACTTTTTATATCTATTGGAAAAGGATTTCAAGGTTTAATATTAAATATTTTAAGGCAAGGCATTTTTTTTATTCCTTTGATTTTAATTCTTCCAAATATTTTTGGTTTAAATGGAATAATATTTTCTCAACCAATAGCTGATTTTTTTGCAACACTTATAACATTTTTCTATGCATTTAAATTAAAAAAAACAATCAAATAA